The segment TGCAGTTCCGGGCTCTCAAGGCGTTGCGGGACCTTTTGCGGGAGGTGGACCGCTGATGGGAGGGAAGGGCCCGATGGCCTCCTGGCGCGACTGGAACCGGCGTCGGTTGCGGGCCCTCCGCGAGGAGCGGCTGGACCGGATGATCGACGCCCTGAACGAGGAGCGGCGTCCCCCGGCGCCCGCGGAGCCCGAGGAGGCGGAGCTGCTGGCGGTGGCCCGCATGCTCAAGAGCCTCCGCGGTGTGCCGGAGCCGGCGGAGGGGTGGAGGCCGCGGGTCGTCGCCGGGTGGCCGGGTTCGTCCGCAGGAGGACGTCCGGAAGCGGCCGGCAGCGCCGGCCACGCCTGGGACGCCCGGCAACGGGATCACGCCCGTGTCCGACGGCGGGAGGCCGGTGGGACGCGCAGCCACCGGCGGCGGGTGGGGATAGCCGCGGCGGCCCTGGTAGCCGGGATCGCGCTGGCGACGGTGCTGGCCCCCTGGCCCGGGACAGCCGGTCTCGGCGGGTGGCTCGGGGCGCAGCTGGGGCTCGGACCAGCGGCGGAGACCGACGTGGTCCATGCCATGGAGCGGGCCATCGCACAGCTCCAAAGCTACCACGGGGTCCTTGAGAAGCGCGCGACCAACGCCGGCGGGGAGACGTGGCTGGTGCGGCGGATCGAGATCTGGGTCGACGGCGACCGCTACGTGACGCGCGACGACACGGGCGTGGTCACGGTGCACGACGGCCGGCGCAAGTGGCAGGTTCGTCCCGCCGATCGGGTGGTGGCGCTGCTGCCCCCGCTGCCCGACGTGCGGCCCTTCGACCTGGAGGACGAGGCGCGCGCCGCCCTACGCTACCCCCACCGGGTGGTGGGCCGCGAGCAGGTTGCGGGGCGCGAGGCGATCCGGCTGCGCATCGAACCGCCGGGCGGGCTGCCCTACGACCTCTGGGTCGACGCCGAGGCCCACCTGCCCCTGCGCCTGCGGACGGCGATGCAGAACGGCCTCCAGACCGAGACCACCTTCGTCCGGTTCGAGGCCAACGCGCCCGTCGACCCGTCCCGGTTCCGTTTCGAGGTGCCGGCGGGCTACCGCGTGGAGGAGGAGAACCCCGGGCAGCTGGTGGACACGCCCGCGGAGGCGGCGGCCATCGCCGGCTTCACGCCGCTGCTGCCGGACGAGGCGCCCCGTCGGATCCTGGCGGCTCGGGACCGGGTGGTCCTGGACTACGGTGAGACGGTGATCGTGGAAGAACCGGCCCAGGGCCCGTTCGAGCCCCAGCCGAACGCCGCCCTCGGCTCCGCCGGCCAGGACGGCGTGCTCGAGGTCTTCGGCGAGCGGCTGCGCTGGCGCCAGCAGGCACTCGAGATCACCGTCGAGGGGCCGCGGCGGGTGGAACTGGCCCGCGCCCTGGCGCCGGACCTGCGGCTGCCCGATCCCGGCGGGCAGCCGTCCGGCAGTGGGTCCGCCAGTGGCAACTTCGACCCCCAGGTCGAGGTCTCCGTCGACATGGAGGTCGAGCGCAACTCCCAGCAACAGGTCGACGGCGGCCATTTTCCGTGGATGCTGGATCCCGTGCAGGTGGCGGGGGCCTTCCTGCTGGGCCAGTTCGGCGAGCAGATGGGCGATCCCGCGGCCCTGGTGGATGAGCACATCCGCGTCGTGCACAACGACGGCCGGCGGGCCATTGTCGAGGTCGGGGTGGGTCCGGTGGCGCGGGTGTACCTGGAGCGGCTGGTCCGCCCGGACGAGTCGGGGATCTGGACGGTGGTGGGTTACGATCCGCGCGGGTCGTAAGGAAGCGGACAAGAGGAACGGACGAGGCGGGACAAAAAGGGCCGAGACGAGTCAAGGCTAAGGCGGCACAACCGG is part of the Thermaerobacter subterraneus DSM 13965 genome and harbors:
- a CDS encoding sigma-E factor regulatory protein RseB domain-containing protein, whose translation is MASWRDWNRRRLRALREERLDRMIDALNEERRPPAPAEPEEAELLAVARMLKSLRGVPEPAEGWRPRVVAGWPGSSAGGRPEAAGSAGHAWDARQRDHARVRRREAGGTRSHRRRVGIAAAALVAGIALATVLAPWPGTAGLGGWLGAQLGLGPAAETDVVHAMERAIAQLQSYHGVLEKRATNAGGETWLVRRIEIWVDGDRYVTRDDTGVVTVHDGRRKWQVRPADRVVALLPPLPDVRPFDLEDEARAALRYPHRVVGREQVAGREAIRLRIEPPGGLPYDLWVDAEAHLPLRLRTAMQNGLQTETTFVRFEANAPVDPSRFRFEVPAGYRVEEENPGQLVDTPAEAAAIAGFTPLLPDEAPRRILAARDRVVLDYGETVIVEEPAQGPFEPQPNAALGSAGQDGVLEVFGERLRWRQQALEITVEGPRRVELARALAPDLRLPDPGGQPSGSGSASGNFDPQVEVSVDMEVERNSQQQVDGGHFPWMLDPVQVAGAFLLGQFGEQMGDPAALVDEHIRVVHNDGRRAIVEVGVGPVARVYLERLVRPDESGIWTVVGYDPRGS